The Hordeum vulgare subsp. vulgare chromosome 7H, MorexV3_pseudomolecules_assembly, whole genome shotgun sequence DNA window aaattccagaaaaaatatataaaaaatcagcgaaacacaagcttccggatcaccgaagatgggccggaggggcgaggggcttccaaggcgacctgctggcgcggccaggccctaggccgtgccaagaGGCtgtctgggtgggtcccacctcctccggtgccctcctttggcctatatttagatttctgagaggaaacccttccacaactaccAGAattacgaatttctccatcgttccgccgccgcagcgcttccgagaccgggagcgtcaggagatctctttttggcaccctgccggagggaggattgacctccgggagcttctccatcgccatggacgcttcccggacatgtcgtgagtagtcctccttggaccatgagtacatggccagtagctatgtgatctcttctctccaatcttttgcttcaatggttagtccttgtgagctgccctacatgatcaaggcatctatgtaattttcttgctattgctatgctcggtttgttgggatccgatggattatgagattatgttcagattgttatgagttatatatttgattatccttttatattacgttccttagtgattcatgcatgttttccgttgctatttattgctttggccgagtagtagattgtgactccaagagggagcgttatgcatgattgtgggctcatgcccctcgatgtctagcttgagtgatagaaacatgagactaggggatgtgcttgtttccagcagggagaaaacaacggtgcttgtgaccacggttgcaaggattgtttaccttacgcatagttcgttaatgcagttgtctgttgctttgagtttacacttacaacttaataccgaagagatgttgtggatagatatcgcaaggtggatgattagtaagtagatgctgatgaataaacggcctacttgtcttggcgtactgcccattactattgaacctctaactatcaagcaacataattagcattgcagcgcgttcataattctgtcaattgcccaaccgtgatttgtttacccaagcatagttgtttatcgtcttttgggagatagacatcactagtgaacatcatgtcaatccggtccatatcaccatcattgtttacacctccatcatttaccacttttatttactttttcgttgcaatcactattaccttcccgcttgtgttttgatcctttgtaaactacaaggctggagagattgacaacctctctgtacttgttgggagcaaagttatttgttgtgtgtgcaggtccacgtcttctgctagcgccatggtgaaagacacctacttgttgagcctaggagtccttctggttagataaaccttacagttcccttgTGAggaaaaacttgctgctgaccgatgacccacaagtataggggatcaatcgtagtcctttcgataagtaagagtgtcgaacccaacgaggagcagaaggatctgacaagtggtttttagcaaggaaatatctgcaagcactgaaattatcggtaacaagtgattgtgtggtgagatgattcgtagcgagcaacaaataACAAAGAGGGCTTGGTGAGGAGTAATATTTTTTACAACAAGTATCTATCTACACTACCAAAAAGAACAAAGCGCTCCTATTTCGCTCAACCTTGGTCCACCTCGATCCCATGCTTAGGGCACGTACAATGATTGATAAGATGATTCTATCTTAAGTCTTGCATGTAATTTAGAGATGATAAAAAAATATATCTTACAATGGATCATATGTTAGCCTTATCTTTAATAATTAGCTATTTCTAAAAATATGGTGAGACATATTGTACTAAGAGGTCACCTCTTGTTCtctcttaaataagagaagaCAAACCTTTTTCATGAGTTCTCTCTCTTTCAGCTCATCATTTATCCTACATGACATTACTAAGATAgcaccattgtacatgcccttagcATGCCAAAAAAATCGGCccgctagtacaaagttaagacacttattttgagatggaTGAAGTATATGTGAGACATGATTGGTTTTAAATCATTAGAATGTGTATACCCCTTTGCAACCACATGGGCAATTAGCTAGTGATGAATAAAGGTGGAGGCTGGTTGATGATTTTATTTTGATTTGAGTTGGCTAATACCAGGTGCTTGGCTGAAACCCGGTGGAGGCTGTTTGAAGAAATACATGCTTTATACCATGTTGTACACCGTGTTTGATTACCCACAAAGGCTCAGGCTGCATGAGAGTAGAAACACGAGCATGACATTTGGTTGCATGTTTGTGCTCTTCAGATGCAATGTTTGTCTGTTTGGATATGTACACACTACTAGTTAATTACATCTCTTATTCGCAGATGAACTTACATCACACCACCACATTTGAACAACTTTATCTTTCACCTTGACACATTTTTTGATATACCCGTGAGCTACCTTTATGATCATCCACTTATGGGTAACGTTTGTCAACCCCAAAGCAACCATCCGGTATGAAAATCTACGATATTCTCATGGTTTAAGAATGTGAGTAAATGTTAACACACAATATGATAATATTGACAACATAGTGCCGACTGGATTTCGCAGTATATCGTAAGTTGAGTCTATCCAATACCATATTCTCATTATTGTAGGTATCCTTGTCAGTTTAACAATACCATATGATCAGAAaaacatgatcatatgcaatagatgagctactctcagtggcatgACCAGAGATTTATCCGTTGTTTACGTTTCCATGCATGCAACTGAGTTTTCCTCGAAATTTCATATTCAAGAATCATTGGAGCTACAACATACAAATATAAACTTTGATTACGAGCatgaaaaaaaatactttattattatctctagggcatatttcaaacactCCCCTCCCCCACCTTATGTTATAGGCAGGGGCAGGTGGGCTCTGTCGCCCTCCCCGTTCACAACTGAAATAAAGTCACATGACTTCAGCTATATACATCTTGATAGGTACATAGAATGTGTGACGTCAATTTGTATTACAACCTCACACACATAGATCTAACACAAGTTTAGACATGTCTTTATCTGGTTATTTCTACGTATCATCTAATGTTCTACTATGGCTTCGGATGACAAAGAAGATCATAATCAAGTGAATACCACACTTTTGTGCTGCTATATATTTGGTGGCGATTTATTTATCGTCTGTAGTGGCAAAGACCCTATGGGCTAAGCAAGGTAATTTCAAGAATGGTCATTATTCTTACGGCTTTGCTGCGCTGACGCTTTTTCGCGCGCATGCCGTTTTATTTAGCGCGCGCGTTTTTCCCGTGCCTATTGGAGCGTGCCAAATACCACGCGGGCGAAAAGCGCGTTTCCCACTGCGCGTGCCATATTTACCGTGCTTGTTGGAGATGTTcttgagaagatagtcacatacaTCAATTGCTTTCAGCTTATGGTTGGGATCATTCTTTTGGATCTTGAACCCAGTGTTAGAAAACCAAGAGGGGCGACAAACTGAGAATAAGTAGCAGTGAGCTTGGTGTCGGAGGTCATCCAGGTAGTGGCATAAAGCTGATGGATGGCAGCATGGTTGCAATCATGTTGGAATTGTCATGGTCCATTGTAAAAGATGCTCTAAATTTTGGGAAAGACCCATCCATTATTGTAAAAGATGCTCTGAATTCTGGGAAAGCCTTATCCATCTGATTTTATTTGTTACTTTATTGTAAAGGACCTATCCATTATTTAAGAAATAAAAGTCTTCCagtgttttaaaaaaaaaagaaCGGTGCTCAAAGGTATTCAGCAAGAAACGGCCATCCAGCCATGCCTAAAAGGCTGAAAAATCGCTACGAGTCAAAGATCGTATTTCTGAATCCTGGAAAAAATAAGATCAATCAATACAGTACCGAACGAAGGTCGTGTTTGTGTAGTCTGGTCCTGAAAAGCAATATAATCCCATATATTCAACCAACAACAGTGACAAGAAATCCAGGATATCGAACTGCCTGTCGCAGAACTGCAAAGATCGGCGAGCCGTTGTCTGCAAAGATTAACCAAGATCTGGTGACATAATAAAGGGAGAAACAGGGCTAGCACAGAAGCAAAAGTAGCATGACAAAACTGCTTCCGCCAGTCAGAATACTGTTTTATGGACTTCAACTCGAGCACAGAACTAATTAGAGGCCAAAACTTCATCATCTAACAGACATCTCAAATGGGAAATCTTTGACCTAGGCTTCTGATGAGTAGTTGATCATCCAATCTTCTTTTCTTGATAGAAAGAAAGACGAGGCTTAATCCTGCCGCCTCTTCTTGAAGGACTCGACCGCGCATGGCGCATGCTTCAGTCTACTCCTCGGCTTCGACCAGGATCTTCTTGCAGGCCTCATAGCACATGAAGGAGATCCCCGccgcgggcatgagcttgatgcaGCTGGGCCCGAGCCCCTTGTACAGACCGCTGATCCCTTCCTTCTCCATGATGCAGTAGAGGGCATGGAACACGTTCTTGTAGACCTGCCTTCCGCCCACCGCCCCTGCCTGCATCTGCTTGCGAGCTACTTCGAGAGGGAAGGTGGCGGTGCTCGAGATGGCGCCTGCGGCCGAACCGATCAGGAGGGTTGCAAGGTTGCTGATCTCCTCCTGATTGAATGTCTTCCTGTAGAGCTTCCTCAGGGTGTCGTAGGCATAGTAGTTGGTTGCGGCATATGGCACCACTCCTATCAGACTCGGTGTTAGACCACGGTAAAGCTCTGAGGGGCCTTCCTCTCGTACAATCTTGACGAGACAGTGGAGGAAGTTGTCATATACATCTTTCTGCAAAAACAAATATACGTGAGGCGAGGTACTCAAAAGAAATATCACATCGTTGACAAAGAGTTGTATCCACCTCTATAGTCAGACGGGTCTTGATCAGTTCCAGAGGATATGTGCACAGTGTTGAGCTGACACCTGCAAGTGCCCCCGCGACAAGTGATGGAGGGAAGGGGGTCTTTGATGGCTCATCACCCTTTGGGGTCAGGAATTTTTTGGCTGTATCAAAAGCAAATAGCTGCATTTGGATGCAAAGAGATTAATCAAATCAAAATATTGTTATGCCTAAGAGGTAAACCACGAAGTGTTTGATCACTAATAACAAATCTTAGGTCCTCATACTGAAATTCATAAGCAGAAAAGGAACTGGGCATAGGCTCACAACCAATTTGAGTGTAACATGCACCCCCAAAAAATCAGTGTAACATACAATTATGCAGCCTGATAATCATAACCACCCAGTGTACTTCTATAGATAGTCAAACCAAGTTTCTACAGTGAAATTGCATTAATGTTTTGTCATCTAGAGTATAATATCAGAAGACAAGATATAAGAAAGCAAGCAGTTGTAGTTCAGCCAATCATTCAAACCAGGGAGTAGAAGTAGTGTAAAAAAAAGGGGGTCTAAATACACACTAAGAGTGCCCACAGTCTGACTTTGTTGAGACTGTCAGGACTACTATATACTAATACAGGACAGACCCTTGATCATAATAATGATAAAACTCAATTGTAATCAAATGTAGGAAACCATCAACCCACCGCTAGGCAAACCCAAACTCCTTTCCAGAAACTGTGTTTACAAATTGCATATACTGTTACACCTACTTCACTAATAGCAGCCTgggtgctactccctccgttcctaaatataagtctcttTAAaggtttcactaggagactacatatggatgtatatagacatactgtaGAGTGTAGATTGATCCGTATGTAgccccctagtgaaatctctaaaaagacatattaaggaacggagggagtatataacatTGACTAGAAAGTAGAAAGTAATGGTGCCCCATTATTGTTATGGCCCTCCTCCCACATCAATTTTGCTGTATCTATCAGCAAACTGAAGGTTGTTGTGAGTGTGATTAACATCAAAGTGAAGTGTTGTGAACTACACCACACCACACAATCACAAATGAAAGTGAAGTTGAGGCCCTATAGTAAATCTGTTAATCAGCAGAGATAATCTATAGCATCAGCAATACGACAGACATTGGTTACATCACATGATACATTTTAGCAACGAGGTCTCCAGGGGATTGGCAAGTAACATAAATGGAAAGTTACCTCAATCGCCTTGCTTGGAGCAACACGGATAACATTTACAAAATTCCCACGGAACAGCCCTGTCCACCCCTCCGACTTCATAATTGTCTGAAACACTTCCGTCATCGAATCCCCGTTGCTTCCAACCATCAGGTGAGTCCTAATTGTCTCCAATGGCGCCACACAAGTCCTCGAGACCGCCCCCGCAATAGCCCCACTAACCAGCCGCCTCAAATGCGGGTTACCAATCTTAATTTTCAGTTTCAGCCCATGCTTCTTGGCCTTCTTCCTAATAATCTTAccatccaccacctcctcctccacagACTCGGCCACAGTCCCAACAACTGGGAATCCGACCGCCGATGAGACATACTTTATGCAGTGATCAGCAAAAGGGATCTTGAACTCCTGCTCCGCCGGACTGGTTGACACCGCTGGAGCGGGCGTCGACACTTTGAGACCGACGCTAGCAAACAGCCCGCCATGAGGGGAGGCAGAGTCATGCAGCAAGTTTAACGAGAAGCCCTTGTTGTCCTCTTGCATATCCCAAGGGAACCGGAGCTCCGGAAGCGGCGGGATGGCCCACCCATGTTTCTTCTCCGAGGCCAGCGTGCAGTTCTTGCTCTTGGCCGTCACGGCCATCATCGTTCCCGCCATGGGTGGGCGTAAAAGTCTTGGCCGGCCTCAGAGTGCAAGCTGCACAATCGAGGTGGACGGCCGCCCTGCACCGACGGTCACAACAAGGAGCATATGCTTAGCCACTCACTCCAAAAAGTTTTGGACACCACGAACGCAGACTGCCTAAACAACATCGAATCATGTAAACAACTTGAACATGCACTGGAGAAATCATTGAGCAAGCACTCGTCAAGAAATGATCATCATCTTTACATTCTCACAGTATCAAATCTACAGCAAGTACTCATCCAATAAAAAAGttaggatttttttttttgaacaaaCAGAGGATGCaagaggaaggagggaggggggATGAGGGAAGAGGGAGTGAGGAGCGGGGAGGAGGAAGGGGGAAGGAGTGGCGGCTACCTGCCCGCCTATGGACTGGTCGCCGGCGGCGGCTAGTACAGGAAGGAGGGAGGCGCTGCTGGCGGGGCTACTGTGCCGGCagcggggcgggggcgggggcgggggcggcggaggCTTCGGCCCGGAGGTAGTGGCGGCGGGCCGGCGGTGGCTAGGAACCCTAGCAGTCGCGCTCGGTGACGACTCTGGTCGGGAGGGCCTGTGCTCTCCCAAGGATAGGGTGCTCCGGCCGGCTGCACCATGCGCTGCCCAGCCGTTAGATGCGTAATATAGGGACAGGATGGAACGGCCCTCAAAACTTGCAAAAACGACCCCATGGAAGCACAGAATAGCTGCGCTGTCCCCGGTTCGGAACAAAACGAACACGAGCAgagcagggaggggaggggcttCGGTGCTCCGGCGGCgggcctcgccgtcgccgtctgcTCCGGCGG harbors:
- the LOC123413421 gene encoding adenine nucleotide transporter BT1, chloroplastic/mitochondrial-like gives rise to the protein MAGTMMAVTAKSKNCTLASEKKHGWAIPPLPELRFPWDMQEDNKGFSLNLLHDSASPHGGLFASVGLKVSTPAPAVSTSPAEQEFKIPFADHCIKYVSSAVGFPVVGTVAESVEEEVVDGKIIRKKAKKHGLKLKIKIGNPHLRRLVSGAIAGAVSRTCVAPLETIRTHLMVGSNGDSMTEVFQTIMKSEGWTGLFRGNFVNVIRVAPSKAIELFAFDTAKKFLTPKGDEPSKTPFPPSLVAGALAGVSSTLCTYPLELIKTRLTIEKDVYDNFLHCLVKIVREEGPSELYRGLTPSLIGVVPYAATNYYAYDTLRKLYRKTFNQEEISNLATLLIGSAAGAISSTATFPLEVARKQMQAGAVGGRQVYKNVFHALYCIMEKEGISGLYKGLGPSCIKLMPAAGISFMCYEACKKILVEAEE